One genomic segment of Acinetobacter oleivorans DR1 includes these proteins:
- a CDS encoding alpha/beta hydrolase, with the protein MNLIEQLQSKIEQARTLYKEFRLYDLGSFALNRFTPKDGFEQVPNVRYGLKPRHRLDIYRSVKRLSHQPLIVFVHGGAWQHGNKRDYLFIGETFAKEGYDVAVINYQLAPKNIFPSFVDDLTQALNYLHQNQDKLEISTENVVLMGHSAGAFNVMSAVYHPKPTTIQCLGNIKAIFGLAGPYHFDYKGDPLAEDAFDQSISYQEVMPYYFVNQNSIKHYLLMAENDQLVGKENTLDLDRALRQSGNHSHIAVIPKTGHITILASLSSFISHYFRTKRTILHFLEEVF; encoded by the coding sequence ATGAATCTGATTGAACAACTACAAAGCAAAATTGAACAGGCGCGAACTCTCTATAAAGAGTTCCGCCTGTATGATTTGGGGAGTTTTGCTTTAAACCGTTTTACGCCAAAAGATGGTTTTGAACAGGTTCCAAATGTTCGTTATGGGCTAAAGCCTCGCCACCGTTTGGATATTTATAGATCTGTTAAAAGGCTATCTCATCAACCTCTTATCGTGTTTGTGCATGGTGGGGCGTGGCAACATGGTAATAAACGAGATTACCTTTTTATTGGTGAGACCTTTGCCAAAGAAGGCTATGACGTTGCTGTGATTAACTATCAGTTAGCACCTAAAAATATTTTCCCAAGTTTTGTTGATGACCTGACTCAGGCATTGAATTATTTGCATCAAAACCAAGACAAGCTAGAAATCTCTACAGAAAATGTTGTGCTTATGGGGCACTCAGCAGGGGCATTTAATGTGATGTCTGCTGTTTATCATCCAAAACCCACCACTATTCAATGTTTGGGCAATATCAAAGCGATTTTTGGTTTAGCTGGACCGTATCATTTTGATTACAAGGGCGATCCACTGGCCGAAGATGCTTTTGACCAAAGTATTTCTTATCAAGAAGTGATGCCATACTATTTCGTCAATCAAAATAGTATTAAACATTACTTACTTATGGCTGAAAATGATCAACTTGTAGGCAAAGAAAATACTTTAGATTTGGACCGAGCTTTAAGACAAAGTGGAAATCACAGCCATATCGCTGTGATTCCTAAAACTGGACATATTACAATTTTGGCTAGTCTTTCTAGTTTTATTAGTCATTATTTTAGAACGAAAAGAACGATCTTACATTTTCTTGAAGAAGTGTTTTAA
- a CDS encoding YraN family protein yields the protein MLLAQQLGKWAEQTALNLLQAQNYVWVTSNYHSRRGEVDLIVKRGQELVFVEVKARTIGNYGQACEMVTWTKQKKIIKTAMRFLQRYPSYQDFYCRFDVICFDFPQKIAKTVQHDFSKFHYDLQWIENAFTLD from the coding sequence ATGTTATTGGCGCAACAGTTGGGGAAATGGGCAGAGCAAACTGCTTTAAACCTTTTACAAGCACAAAACTATGTATGGGTCACAAGTAATTATCATTCACGCCGTGGCGAAGTTGATTTAATCGTCAAAAGAGGGCAAGAGTTAGTTTTTGTTGAAGTAAAAGCACGCACTATAGGAAATTATGGACAAGCTTGTGAAATGGTAACGTGGACAAAACAGAAGAAAATTATCAAAACTGCGATGCGTTTTTTACAGCGCTATCCATCTTATCAGGATTTTTATTGTCGTTTTGATGTGATTTGTTTTGATTTTCCACAGAAAATTGCAAAAACAGTACAGCATGACTTTTCAAAATTCCATTATGATCTGCAATGGATCGAAAATGCATTTACTTTGGATTAA
- a CDS encoding BON domain-containing protein, with translation MLNRIAVTMLCVASLSGCASFISGGTGTAPVGTDSGVRSLGQVFIDSSIKRTANINIYKLDQRFKQSRINIESFHSTVLLTGQVPDPYLKQLAEDNLKAMSDVKAVHNYITVGNKVSYNTIMQDAGVTANTRALLMKAPVVSDSKVLVHTEDGVLYVMGRLNTAEINDLNNVLQNVGNVTKIVTLIDNVDLAPAPAASTGSTTTTPIINNVIAQPTVQTPVAIDPDQTDPASTAQ, from the coding sequence GTGTTAAACCGTATTGCTGTAACAATGCTTTGTGTCGCAAGTTTATCAGGTTGCGCAAGTTTTATTTCTGGTGGAACAGGCACAGCTCCAGTGGGCACAGATAGCGGTGTCCGCAGTCTAGGCCAAGTATTCATTGACTCTTCAATTAAACGTACGGCGAATATCAACATTTATAAACTTGATCAACGTTTCAAGCAGTCACGTATTAATATTGAAAGCTTCCACAGTACAGTTTTATTAACTGGCCAAGTGCCAGACCCGTACTTGAAACAATTGGCAGAAGACAATCTTAAAGCCATGAGTGATGTGAAAGCTGTACATAACTATATTACGGTGGGTAACAAAGTTAGCTATAACACCATCATGCAAGATGCGGGTGTAACAGCAAATACACGTGCTCTTTTAATGAAAGCGCCAGTTGTATCGGACAGTAAAGTACTTGTCCATACTGAAGATGGTGTTTTATATGTGATGGGCCGTTTAAATACTGCTGAAATTAATGATTTAAATAATGTGCTTCAAAATGTTGGTAACGTGACCAAAATTGTGACGCTCATTGATAATGTTGATTTGGCGCCTGCTCCAGCAGCGAGTACTGGTAGCACAACGACTACACCAATTATTAATAATGTCATTGCTCAGCCAACAGTTCAAACACCTGTTGCAATTGATCCTGACCAAACAGATCCTGCTTCGACTGCACAGTAA
- the nudC gene encoding NAD(+) diphosphatase, with amino-acid sequence MSELSIAYIFHHQQLLVDQNLQLPKVEKLASDLLFTHDEQVIARDLLAEEPIPEGLQLVPIRQLITSWSKEQFLQASRAVQLLEWRRNHKFCSHCGHPTEVHPTEYAMVCPSCRYHQYPRVNPCIITVITRGDDEILLAKSVHNKTNMYGLIAGFVEVGETLEEAVQREAFEEVGLRLKNVQYMSSQPWPFPSNLMVAFRAEYESGEIKLQEEEIADAQFFKIDQLPEIPFKGSIAHSMIMQITQAG; translated from the coding sequence ATGTCTGAATTATCAATTGCTTATATTTTTCATCATCAACAATTACTGGTTGATCAAAACCTTCAACTACCCAAAGTCGAAAAGTTAGCAAGTGATTTACTTTTCACTCATGATGAGCAGGTCATTGCACGTGACTTGCTTGCTGAGGAACCCATTCCCGAAGGCTTACAACTGGTTCCAATTCGTCAACTCATTACAAGTTGGTCGAAAGAACAGTTCTTGCAAGCAAGCCGCGCTGTACAATTACTTGAATGGCGACGCAATCATAAGTTTTGTAGTCACTGCGGACACCCAACAGAAGTTCATCCAACTGAATATGCAATGGTGTGCCCTTCTTGTCGCTATCACCAATACCCTCGTGTAAACCCATGCATTATTACGGTCATTACTCGAGGTGATGATGAAATATTGCTAGCGAAGTCAGTCCACAATAAAACCAATATGTATGGTTTGATTGCAGGTTTTGTCGAGGTCGGTGAAACGCTTGAAGAAGCTGTACAACGTGAAGCTTTTGAAGAAGTAGGCCTAAGACTCAAAAATGTTCAATATATGTCAAGTCAGCCTTGGCCTTTCCCAAGTAACCTTATGGTTGCGTTTAGAGCAGAATATGAGTCTGGTGAAATTAAACTGCAAGAAGAAGAAATTGCAGATGCACAATTCTTCAAAATTGATCAATTACCTGAAATTCCCTTTAAAGGCAGTATTGCTCATTCAATGATTATGCAGATTACCCAAGCTGGGTAA
- the dnaQ gene encoding DNA polymerase III subunit epsilon: protein MSQTITLYVDGACRGNPGLGGWGAYVITEQGEHKLFGGEPETTNNRMELTAAIEGVSFCPPDAHLIIWTDSNYVKQGITEWIHGWKKKNWKDVKNPDLWQKLDAVCAGRNIEWNWIKGHAGHAGNEMADELANIGADQTALQKKTVQATALQDIKKPEEDWLLDDPFGFDMAEVAEEDNIDLEQPEEVEMIIVEEEVIEVEAAEPESKQSINNIHPQIVVTEAKLQLQGPRQLILDTETTGFYFQDGDRIIEVGAIEMINRKLTGSSIHIYINPQKPVGDSENIHGISDNFLKDKPLYAEIADTLFDYLKGAEIIAHNATFDMNFLDMEFRRAGLPALSEVCEVTDTLALAKSKHPGQKNSLDALVRRYEIPARDRTFHGALLDAEILSDVYLAMTGGQVSFDIDALSQSENSQNTTNKTRIQIDLPVIYPSEEELNTHETWVKEFEKKHGEPCLFAK from the coding sequence ATGTCTCAAACAATCACACTGTATGTTGATGGTGCATGTCGTGGCAATCCGGGTTTAGGTGGTTGGGGCGCATATGTCATTACCGAGCAGGGTGAGCATAAATTATTTGGCGGTGAACCTGAGACAACCAATAACCGTATGGAGCTTACTGCTGCGATTGAGGGTGTTTCATTTTGCCCACCCGATGCTCACTTAATTATCTGGACAGATTCAAATTATGTGAAGCAAGGCATTACTGAATGGATTCATGGCTGGAAAAAGAAAAACTGGAAAGATGTAAAAAATCCTGACCTTTGGCAAAAATTAGATGCTGTATGTGCAGGTAGAAATATTGAGTGGAACTGGATTAAAGGCCATGCTGGACATGCAGGCAACGAAATGGCCGATGAGCTTGCAAATATCGGAGCCGATCAAACCGCACTTCAAAAAAAAACAGTTCAAGCGACTGCTCTGCAAGATATAAAAAAGCCTGAAGAGGATTGGTTGCTTGATGACCCTTTTGGGTTTGATATGGCAGAAGTAGCCGAAGAAGATAATATTGATCTTGAACAGCCCGAAGAAGTTGAGATGATTATTGTGGAAGAAGAAGTTATTGAAGTTGAAGCTGCTGAACCAGAAAGTAAGCAATCCATTAATAATATTCATCCTCAAATTGTTGTGACTGAAGCCAAATTACAATTACAAGGGCCTCGACAACTGATTCTCGATACGGAAACCACTGGTTTTTATTTCCAAGATGGCGACCGAATTATTGAGGTGGGCGCTATTGAAATGATTAACCGGAAACTTACCGGTAGCTCAATTCATATTTATATTAACCCGCAAAAACCAGTGGGTGACTCAGAAAATATCCATGGTATCAGTGATAATTTCTTAAAAGATAAACCGCTCTATGCGGAAATTGCCGACACGCTCTTTGATTATCTAAAAGGCGCAGAGATTATTGCGCATAACGCAACCTTCGATATGAACTTCCTAGATATGGAGTTTAGACGCGCTGGCCTTCCCGCGCTTTCCGAAGTATGTGAGGTAACAGATACGTTAGCTTTAGCAAAAAGCAAACATCCTGGACAAAAAAACTCGCTTGATGCTCTTGTAAGACGTTATGAAATTCCAGCACGTGACCGTACCTTCCACGGTGCATTACTCGATGCTGAAATTCTTTCAGACGTTTACCTAGCAATGACAGGTGGACAGGTTTCTTTTGATATAGATGCCTTATCCCAAAGTGAAAATAGCCAGAACACAACAAATAAAACTAGGATTCAAATTGACCTACCAGTTATTTACCCTTCTGAAGAAGAGCTAAATACACATGAGACTTGGGTCAAAGAATTTGAGAAAAAACATGGAGAACCTTGCCTTTTTGCAAAATAA